Proteins encoded by one window of Fischerella sp. PCC 9605:
- a CDS encoding type II toxin-antitoxin system VapC family toxin codes for MIVIDTHIWVWWVQKDTRLTTKHQQWLQENEADGIGVSIVSCWEVAKLVEKNRLILPLAIDRWLEAALAYPGVGLLDLTLQIIVDSTQLSGFHSDPFDQMIVATARIRHCPLLTADTKILSYCGVKTLK; via the coding sequence ATGATTGTAATTGATACGCATATCTGGGTGTGGTGGGTTCAGAAAGATACACGTCTGACTACAAAGCATCAACAATGGTTACAAGAAAACGAGGCTGATGGTATAGGCGTAAGTATTGTTTCTTGTTGGGAAGTAGCTAAATTGGTAGAAAAAAATCGATTGATTTTACCTTTGGCAATTGATAGATGGCTGGAAGCAGCTTTGGCTTATCCGGGAGTAGGGTTATTAGATTTGACATTACAAATAATTGTTGACTCAACGCAGTTAAGTGGATTTCATAGCGATCCTTTTGACCAAATGATTGTCGCTACAGCTAGAATTCGCCATTGCCCATTGTTAACTGCGGATACAAAAATTCTCAGCTATTGTGGCGTTAAAACGCTCAAGTAA
- a CDS encoding DUF1156 domain-containing protein: protein MNYRKKLIEVALPLEAINKESAREKSIRHGHPSTLHLWWARRPLAACRAVLFASLVDDPSSHPDKFPTEEAQENERKRLFEIIEQLVKCENVNNQEVLDAAKAEILKSTNNNPPPVLDPFCGGGSIPLEAQRLGLEVYGSDINPVAVLITKALIEIPPKFANQPPVNPDSRKNSLKTQKWYGAQGLAEDVRYYGQWMRDEAFKRIGHLYPKVNLPQEYDGGEATVIAWLWARTVKCPNPGCGIHTPLLSSFVLSSKKGKESYLIPKVFNQQIELSVSKAPPKDYETPNKGLKHGISGVFECIACKTVTTRNYVSQEAKAKRLGALQTAVIVEGKRGRLYLPAKCSPCAENIPQADVTGLNVELSPNPRDVWCRNFGLDTPADLFTPRQLVAITTFCDLVGEARQKLLADAIAAGMTDDDKPLCEGGRGATAYADAVATYLAFAVDRCADYWSGICSWNSAGEKMRNTFARQAIPMVWDYAECCPFSDSSGNFSGAINWITKVIEISPCSTKGVVKQIDATTSDILNYAKSIVVCTDPPYYDNIGYADLSDFFYVWLRRSLGSIYPDIFRTIAVPKEKELVATPYRFGGNKEKAKKFFEEGLNKAFTLMREAVHPDYPFSVFYAFKQTETEDNDKNQINSAIASTGWETMLEGLIKAGFTITGTLPMRTELSNRSVGIGTNALASSIVLVCRPRPETAPSTTRRQFVNTLKRELPDALQKLQQGNIAPVDLAQASIGPGMAIYSRYSKVLESDGNAMRVRTALQLINQTLDEFLAEQEGEFDAETRWALAWFEQYAFEEGLFGEAETLSKAKNTSVQGMVDAGVLVAKAGKVRLLRREELRKDWNPQTDSRLTVWEATQYMIRALLDGGGETSAARLLSQLGNIGEAARELAYRLYNICDRKGWASEGVAYNSLVISWSEISRLTADVEEKKPVQITLF, encoded by the coding sequence ATGAACTACCGCAAGAAGCTAATCGAAGTCGCCCTTCCACTTGAAGCCATCAATAAAGAATCTGCAAGAGAAAAATCAATTCGGCACGGACATCCTTCGACGTTACATTTATGGTGGGCGCGACGACCGTTAGCGGCTTGTCGAGCGGTATTATTTGCATCTTTGGTAGATGACCCATCGAGTCATCCTGATAAATTTCCCACGGAAGAGGCACAGGAAAACGAGCGAAAACGCCTGTTTGAAATTATCGAACAATTGGTAAAGTGTGAAAATGTCAACAACCAGGAAGTTTTAGACGCAGCAAAAGCAGAAATTCTCAAATCAACAAATAATAATCCGCCGCCTGTGCTAGACCCGTTTTGCGGTGGGGGTTCCATACCTTTAGAAGCGCAGAGATTGGGATTAGAAGTGTATGGAAGTGATATTAATCCAGTGGCGGTTTTGATTACCAAAGCTTTGATTGAAATTCCGCCGAAGTTTGCAAATCAGCCTCCAGTTAACCCTGATTCTCGCAAAAATTCTTTAAAGACACAAAAATGGTATGGGGCGCAGGGTTTAGCCGAAGATGTGCGCTATTACGGGCAATGGATGCGTGATGAGGCTTTTAAGCGAATTGGGCATTTGTATCCGAAGGTGAATTTACCGCAGGAGTATGACGGGGGTGAAGCAACGGTAATTGCTTGGTTGTGGGCGAGGACGGTGAAATGTCCTAATCCGGGTTGTGGAATACATACGCCTCTTTTGTCTTCATTTGTTCTTTCCTCAAAGAAAGGAAAAGAAAGTTATCTCATTCCGAAGGTATTTAATCAACAGATTGAATTAAGTGTTAGTAAAGCACCACCAAAAGACTATGAAACCCCTAATAAAGGTTTAAAGCACGGAATATCTGGTGTTTTTGAGTGTATTGCTTGTAAGACAGTAACCACAAGAAATTATGTATCTCAAGAAGCAAAGGCAAAGCGTCTTGGTGCATTACAAACAGCAGTAATAGTTGAAGGAAAACGAGGAAGATTATATTTGCCAGCAAAGTGTTCGCCTTGTGCAGAAAATATTCCCCAAGCTGATGTCACAGGATTAAATGTAGAACTTTCACCTAACCCTCGTGATGTTTGGTGTCGAAATTTTGGACTTGATACGCCAGCAGATTTATTTACCCCTCGTCAGCTAGTAGCTATTACTACTTTCTGTGACTTAGTTGGTGAAGCACGACAAAAGTTACTTGCTGATGCAATAGCTGCTGGAATGACTGATGATGATAAACCCTTGTGTGAAGGTGGTAGAGGTGCGACAGCTTACGCCGATGCAGTTGCTACTTATTTAGCATTTGCTGTTGATAGATGTGCAGACTACTGGTCAGGAATCTGTAGTTGGAACTCAGCAGGAGAGAAAATGCGAAATACTTTTGCCCGCCAAGCAATCCCAATGGTTTGGGACTATGCAGAGTGCTGTCCTTTTAGTGATTCTTCTGGTAATTTTAGTGGAGCAATTAATTGGATAACCAAAGTCATTGAAATTTCTCCTTGTAGTACTAAAGGAGTTGTTAAACAAATAGATGCAACCACATCAGATATTTTAAACTACGCAAAATCAATTGTTGTCTGTACAGATCCACCTTATTACGACAATATTGGCTATGCCGATCTATCGGACTTTTTTTATGTCTGGCTGCGTCGTTCTTTAGGCTCTATTTATCCTGATATTTTTCGCACTATTGCTGTTCCAAAAGAAAAAGAATTAGTTGCAACTCCCTATCGATTTGGTGGCAATAAAGAAAAAGCTAAAAAGTTTTTTGAAGAAGGATTGAATAAAGCTTTTACGCTAATGCGTGAGGCAGTACATCCCGATTATCCATTTTCAGTCTTCTACGCATTCAAACAGACTGAAACAGAAGATAATGACAAAAATCAAATAAATTCTGCGATCGCTTCAACCGGATGGGAAACCATGCTTGAAGGATTAATCAAAGCAGGCTTTACCATCACTGGCACATTACCTATGCGAACAGAATTGAGCAATCGTAGTGTCGGTATAGGAACTAATGCCCTCGCCTCATCCATTGTCCTCGTCTGCCGCCCTCGCCCAGAAACCGCCCCATCCACCACACGCCGCCAATTCGTCAATACCCTCAAACGCGAACTCCCCGACGCTCTGCAAAAACTGCAACAAGGCAACATCGCCCCGGTAGACTTGGCACAAGCCAGCATCGGCCCTGGGATGGCAATATACTCCCGCTACAGTAAGGTGCTGGAATCGGATGGTAATGCAATGCGGGTACGCACCGCCCTGCAACTGATTAACCAAACCTTAGACGAATTCCTCGCCGAACAAGAAGGCGAATTTGACGCGGAAACCCGGTGGGCATTGGCTTGGTTTGAACAGTACGCCTTTGAGGAAGGATTATTTGGTGAAGCGGAAACTCTCTCTAAAGCGAAAAATACCTCCGTACAAGGCATGGTAGACGCTGGCGTTCTTGTTGCCAAAGCGGGGAAAGTCCGACTGCTGCGCCGTGAAGAATTGCGTAAAGATTGGAATCCCCAAACTGATAGCCGCCTTACCGTCTGGGAAGCGACACAGTACATGATTCGTGCCTTATTAGACGGTGGCGGAGAAACCAGTGCTGCGCGTTTGCTATCTCAACTGGGAAACATAGGAGAAGCAGCACGGGAATTAGCTTATCGGCTGTATAACATTTGCGACAGGAAAGGCTGGGCATCTGAGGGCGTTGCTTACAACAGCTTAGTGATTTCCTGGTCGGAAATTTCTCGCCTGACTGCGGATGTAGAGGAAAAAAAACCAGTACAAATTACGTTGTTTTAG
- a CDS encoding endonuclease domain-containing protein produces the protein MELEKRSLSSPPSPLSQVGRGGTRVGREETTNSEETSPTPLSQDGRGAGGEGIPDKWQVSPELRKKMIEVARQFRKEPTLSEAILWQTLRNRKLEGRKFRRQQPIGNFIVDFFCAAERLIVEVDGEIHESQKILDQQRQELLESLGLRFVRINSHLVENNLSVALDTIRQALTANSPHPPAPSPKFGEGE, from the coding sequence ATGGAACTTGAAAAGCGTTCATTATCCTCACCCCCTAGCCCCCTCTCCCAAGTTGGGAGAGGGGGAACAAGAGTTGGGAGAGAGGAGACAACAAACAGCGAAGAAACTTCTCCTACTCCCCTCTCCCAGGATGGGAGAGGGGCTGGGGGTGAGGGCATACCGGACAAATGGCAAGTCTCGCCAGAGTTACGCAAAAAAATGATAGAAGTCGCCCGCCAGTTTCGTAAAGAACCCACACTCAGCGAAGCTATACTCTGGCAAACATTGCGAAATCGCAAATTAGAAGGTCGTAAATTCCGCCGCCAGCAACCAATAGGAAACTTTATAGTTGATTTCTTTTGTGCAGCCGAACGCCTTATTGTCGAAGTAGACGGAGAAATTCATGAGTCACAAAAGATTTTAGACCAACAGCGTCAGGAATTACTTGAGTCTTTGGGATTGCGGTTTGTCCGTATCAACAGTCATCTAGTGGAAAATAATTTATCTGTTGCATTAGACACTATTCGTCAAGCTTTGACCGCTAATAGCCCTCATCCCCCAGCCCCTTCTCCCAAATTCGGAGAAGGGGAGTAA